A window of Benincasa hispida cultivar B227 chromosome 9, ASM972705v1, whole genome shotgun sequence genomic DNA:
GGTGCTCGCTTTGCCAAGTGGCGTGCTGTTCTCAAGATTGGCGCTACTGAGCCCTCTGAGTTGTCTATCCAACAGAACGCTCAGGGCTTGGCTCGCTATGCCATTATCTGTCAAGAGAATGGCTTGGTCCCTATTGTGGAGCCTGAAATCTTAACTGATGGCCCTCATGATATCAACAAATGTGCTGCTGCTACTGAGATTGTGCTGGCTGCGGTTTACAAGGCGCTAAGTGACCACCATGTGCTTCTTGAAGGGACCCTCCTCAAGCCCAACATGGTCACCCCTGGCTCCGGTAGCCCAAAGGTGTGATAATTCTTTACCTCTTGTTCATTTCCTTGGTTTAAACTCGCATGAAAAAGTTAGTTCATCTTCGAATTACGTTACTGTTGAAGTAATATAGAATTGCTTTCTAGAGATAAACCCAACTCCCGAGTATCAGATTAAAGATGATGTTATGTGATAATAATAGGTAGCTCCAGAGGTAGTTGCGGAGTACACGGTGGCTGCACTTCGCCGTACGGTCCCAGCTGCCGTCCCGGGGGTCGTCTTCCTGTCCGGAGGACAAAGTGAAGAAGAAGCCACACTGAACCTCAATGCCATTAACAAAGTGGAAGCGTTGAAGCCATGGACTCTTTCCTTTTCATTTGGACGAGCATTACAACAAAGTACGCTGAAGATATGGAGTGGGAAGAAAGAGAACGTTGGGAAAGCTCAAGCAGCGTTCTTGGAGAGGTGCAAGGCCAACTCCGAAGCCACTCTCGGCAAGTACGGCGGTGGCAGCGGCGGCGGGTTGGCCTTCGAGAGCCTGTACGTGGCTGGCTACAAATACTAAATTTACTTCAATTGTGTGGCTGAATGAACTGTATAATAATACTACTCGATCTTCTCTCTTCCTCAATGCACACATCTCAAGTTTGTGTATGATGTAACCAAAGGTCTCTGCATCTTGTCCGTGCTCTCCCTAAATTCATTTGAAAGGATATGTGCTACTATTTTTGGTGTGGTGTTGTTTCCTATTCAAAGAAATGAGTTTTCAAGTTCATTTGATATCAAAATTCATCATAGTGGAGAAAGAAACTCGATGTTTTATGGgttttcaataaaatatatctaATGGGGTGTTGGGAGTTAAttctataaatattattttaaaatcctCGTATGGgaaaaagtttaagaatatagtggtttttgaaattaatgacaaaaatagggtagataggaaagaattttaaaaaataagtgaaaATGGAAAGTGACAAAAATATATTCCTTTCTGGGGAAGGACAATCGTGTATTCGGTACACGATTAACTTTTAATCAAGTCATCACTATGTTAGTATCGGTGGATTGGTAAAAGGCATCTACGGTTTACGATTtgtctttgtttgtttttttttaaaaattttcaactaacaaattttttcattactaatttaattatatatttaatatgtaATGAAAACTTAATTAGTTTGCCCTCGTTAAAAACGACACTAAGCCAATACAGAAGCTTTGAATACTGAGTTTTTCATTCACCAAACACAGCCATCAATATTCTCTTGGCTTGTCATATCCATGGAGTAGGGCCAGGTACTCCAGGATTAGTTCTATCCTTATACAACTTTCTTTTTTGTATCTCACaattttctttgtttgtatctatGATTTGTCTTTGTTTGTATCTCACAATTTTCTTATACAACTTGTAAATCAAATAACATTctttttttgtattaaattataattatttacaCATCTACTCATTTTCTATTTACCCTTGTTCACATGTTAAATTAGTAATTTCTCAATTTATTTGTATGAACATATTTGacggtaccaactcaagatcatgttaCCCACTTTTATCAtttcaaataattcatcaatcCAAATCAATATCACTATCTCCATTATTTCTAGGTTCAAGAATGACTAAATCTTCAAGACGCATCTATATATTTACTCAAATTTTTAcaactgttatagttgacaaaaaatatgttaatacgacaagaagtttgtttcttctttttaagaaatcaaaataatttt
This region includes:
- the LOC120085107 gene encoding fructose-bisphosphate aldolase, cytoplasmic isozyme 1, yielding MHAWALILPEYSMTKLIYIDWSSAFALSPLTFPSLSESHPSPPPQLLNMSAFVGKYAEELIKNAKFIATPGKGILAADESTGTIGKRLASISVENVESNRQALRELLFTSPNALSYLSGVILFEETLYQTTSDGKPFVEVLQENNVIPGIKVDKGTVELAGTNGETTTQGFDSLGARCQQFYKAGARFAKWRAVLKIGATEPSELSIQQNAQGLARYAIICQENGLVPIVEPEILTDGPHDINKCAAATEIVLAAVYKALSDHHVLLEGTLLKPNMVTPGSGSPKVAPEVVAEYTVAALRRTVPAAVPGVVFLSGGQSEEEATLNLNAINKVEALKPWTLSFSFGRALQQSTLKIWSGKKENVGKAQAAFLERCKANSEATLGKYGGGSGGGLAFESLYVAGYKY